The DNA window AGCCGGCTCCACAGGCGTCGGGGTAGTGACGGCGTGCCTCGTGTTCAcctctgtgctcctctctctggGAAGTGGTTTCCTCCTTGCTGCTATGACGATGAAGCTGTGGGTCAAAGTTGGAGCAAGGCTGCAGTGGGTAGTGGAGGCCGCAACGGGAGTCTCTGTGGTGGTGGGTGCCGTCACTACTGGAGTGTTAGCGGGCGTTCTTCCACCGTGGATCTACATCGCAGCTCAAGGCGTTCTGGTCCTTGTAGTGTACTCATACTCCAATATTAACGACATGACCACAGCTCTCTTAATCATCTTCACCACCCTCTACCTCAGCGTCCTGTATGGAAGAATGGGCGTGATGATTGGACTCTTCGTCGTGGGGTTGAACATCTCTGTGCTTTGCGCCCTTCGTAAGGCTCTGACGGAGAGGATGACACAAAGACCAAAATCTAAAACCGGCTGCAAACTTTTAGAGAGGATCTTCTTCTACTCTGTTTTTGTAGGTATACTGGGATTCTCAGTAGGTTTAGGTGCAGGTGAAGCAGGAGAAGGCTCCGAAGCAGAGGTGGTTTTGATGCTGCAGTCGGTCCTCTGGGTGGCGTTCCTGTCCGCAGGGCTGCTCGGAGCTGGCCTGGGAACTGTGGCCACGGTCGGGCTGGGGCCAGGGGTGGCTGGAAAGGTTGCTGTGGGAGCTGCTGTAGTATCATCACTTGCCCTAAGAGCTATTCTGCACTCAAGCTCATCTCTAGGGCCCCGGAGCAACATGGGGGGGACATTAGGAGCAGCTACAGCTGCGGGGGTGTCACTCGGAGCTGCGAGTGTTGCAGCAAAACAGGCATTCGGGTCCAGAAATTCAGCTTTAGCCATTTTAGGTTCAGTTGCTGTCGGTGCAGTTGTGGCAGTGAGAGCTGTAGCACTGAAAGCAACTCTGCCTTCAACATCAGAACTCATAACGATCACCCTTGTTGCAGTGGGGGCATTTGTTCTGGGTGCACCAAAGAGCCCATTCCACACTCAGGTGAATCTACAAACGGGCCTCCTCACGGGGCCGGAGCTAATTAAAGGCATCGGCATGGAGACGGTCACCGCAGCAGCAGCTCCGATTGGAGCCGGTGCACTTGGGGCTGCAGCGCTGGGCACCGCAGCTCTGGGGAGACTGGGGACTGTGGGAGTTGTGGTGGCTATATTGTTGGCTTTGGGAAGTGCTCTTAGTGGCATGATAGGAAAATCAGCGCCgacaacaagcacacacacagactgatgaaGCCAGAGTTTAGATCCTTGTGTCAGAGTGTCTGAACACAAGGACAAACACAGAAGAAGagtgcaagtgtgtgtatgtgtgtatgaattaAGTTATGGTCAGGGACACACATCAGAGCCAAGACCAGTTAATATTGCATGGCTTGTCCAGCTGGGGGGCAAAAGTTGTGTCCACAATGCAGAACAAGCTGATTGTTGGGTCAGTGGTCAGGGTAAGGTTTGGG is part of the Epinephelus fuscoguttatus linkage group LG11, E.fuscoguttatus.final_Chr_v1 genome and encodes:
- the LOC125896850 gene encoding uncharacterized protein LOC125896850; this translates as MAETSLGGAGVVKTILQSAAAGFAFGEAALFAVEPALTEDGVLLNAATLAAGRAGSTGVGVVTACLVFTSVLLSLGSGFLLAAMTMKLWVKVGARLQWVVEAATGVSVVVGAVTTGVLAGVLPPWIYIAAQGVLVLVVYSYSNINDMTTALLIIFTTLYLSVLYGRMGVMIGLFVVGLNISVLCALRKALTERMTQRPKSKTGCKLLERIFFYSVFVGILGFSVGLGAGEAGEGSEAEVVLMLQSVLWVAFLSAGLLGAGLGTVATVGLGPGVAGKVAVGAAVVSSLALRAILHSSSSLGPRSNMGGTLGAATAAGVSLGAASVAAKQAFGSRNSALAILGSVAVGAVVAVRAVALKATLPSTSELITITLVAVGAFVLGAPKSPFHTQVNLQTGLLTGPELIKGIGMETVTAAAAPIGAGALGAAALGTAALGRLGTVGVVVAILLALGSALSGMIGKSAPTTSTHTD